A single window of Bombyx mori chromosome 17, ASM3026992v2 DNA harbors:
- the LOC101737423 gene encoding N-sulphoglucosamine sulphohydrolase: MRVTGIKLALIFYFFITETVLSDKVRNVLLLLADDGGFEIGAYRNKICQTPNIDELARNGLLFNNAFTSVSSCSPSRAALLTGSPSHQNGMYGLHHGVHHFNSFDNVTSLPNLLRQNGIMTGIIGKKHVGPSSVYQFDYEQTEENNHINQVGRNITHMKLLAREFIASANKENKPFFLYVAFHDPHRCGHSDPQYGPFCERFGSGEEGMGTIPDWQPWYYQWDEIQLPYFIQDTEAARRDIAAQYTTMSRLDQGVALILKELESAGHADDTLVIYTSDNGIPFPSGRTNFYDPGLREPLIIRSPSSSARKNEASGAMVSLLDIMPTVLDWFGIEKEMTNDIWDGDTPKSLLPILEKEPPPSDSDAVFASQTHHEITMYYPMRAVRTRRYKLLHNLNYGMPFPIDQDLYVSPTFQDLLNRTRSKQPLPWYKTLKQYYYRPQWELYDLRKDPAETNNLHGKPSLEEVESNLRERLSRWQRSTRDPWLCSPDAVMERDSDNAVCRSLDNGLLNYHTL, encoded by the exons CGGACGATGGCGGTTTTGAGATAGGCGCGTATCGCAACAAAATATGTCAAACGCCGAATATAGATGAATTAGCGCGAAACGGCCTGTTGTTCAACAATGCATTCACATCAGTGAGCAGTTGCTCCCCAAG TCGGGCAGCACTCCTAACTGGGTCGCCGAGTCACCAGAATGGAATGTACGGGCTGCACCACGGCGTCCACCACTTCAACTCCTTCGACAACGTGACCAGTCTGCCGAACTTACTGCGCCAGAACGGAATTATGACGG GTATAATTGGTAAAAAGCACGTCGGGCCTTCGAGCGTGTATCAGTTTGATTATGAGCAGACGGAGGAGAACAACCACATTAATCAGGTCGGTCGCAACATCACCCACATGAAGCTGCTCGCCCGGGAGTTCATCGCGAGTGCAAACAAGGAAAACAA GCCCTTCTTCTTGTACGTGGCCTTCCATGACCCGCACCGCTGCGGACACAGCGACCCGCAGTACGGGCCCTTCTGCGAGAGGTTCGGCTCCGGCGAAGAAGGAATGGGCACCATTCCAGACTGGCAGCCGTGGTACTATCAGTGGGACGAGATTCAACTACCTTACTTCATAcag GACACTGAGGCGGCCAGGAGGGACATTGCCGCCCAGTACACAACGATGTCGCGACTCGACCAAG GGGTCGCCCTTATTCTGAAAGAACTGGAAAGCGCAGGGCACGCTGACGATACGTTAGTCATCTACACTTCAGACAACGGCATACCATTTCCATCGGGGAGAACTAATTTTTACGATCCGGGATTACGGGAGCCCCTCATCATTCGCTCACCTTCATCTTCAGCCAGAAAAAATGAGGCTTCAGGCGCCATGGTCAGCTTACTGGACATAATGCCAACCGTGCTAGACTGGTTTGGAATTGAGAAAGAAATGACAAATGACATTTGGGATGGAGATACACCAAAGAGTCTCTTACCTATACTGGAGAAAG AGCCGCCGCCCTCGGACTCGGACGCGGTGTTCGCCTCCCAGACGCACCACGAGATCACGATGTACTACCCGATGCGCGCCGTGCGCACGCGCCGCTACAAGCTGCTGCACAACCTCAACTACGGGATGCCGTTCCCGATCGACCAAGATCTATACGTCTCGCCCACATTTCAG GACCTATTAAACAGAACGCGCAGCAAGCAGCCTCTACCTTGGTACAAGACGCTGAAGCAATATTACTACCGGCCGCAGTGGGAGCTCTACGACCTTCGTAAGGATCCGGCAGAAACCAATAACTTACATG GTAAACCATCCCTGGAGGAGGTGGAGTCGAATCTCCGAGAACGATTGTCGCGATGGCAGCGCTCCACCCGCGACCCGTGGCTGTGTTCGCCCGACGCCGTCATGGAACGCGACTCTGACAACGCCGTGTGCCGCAGTCTAGACAACGGACTCCTAAACTATCATACACTATAG
- the LOC101736911 gene encoding 28S ribosomal protein S33, mitochondrial isoform X1, translated as MATNYTKYAQLINTSTTYARRMKRLSNRIFGEVALPTNSKSMKVVKIFSARPLHTNEEIIHYYPRHMETHKLMMNLRDYGLFRDEHQDFKEEMKRLRELRGKVKVWRRLLDKKAEAKE; from the coding sequence ATGGCcacaaattatacaaaatatgcTCAACTAATTAATACGTCGACAACGTACGCGCGACGAATGAAGCGCCTGTCCAATAGGATCTTTGGCGAAGTTGCCCTACCTACCAACTCCAAGTCCATGAAGGTTGTCAAAATCTTCTCTGCTCGACCTCTGCACACAAATGAGGAAATTATACACTATTATCCTAGACACATGGAGACGCATAAACTGATGATGAATTTAAGAGATTATGGTCTATTCCGTGATGAGCATCAAGACTTCAAGGAGGAGATGAAGAGATTGCGAGAACTCCGAGGTAAAGTCAAGGTTTGGAGGCGGTTGCTTGATAAGAAGGCGGAAGCAAAAGAATAA